The Streptomyces sp. RKAG293 genome includes a region encoding these proteins:
- a CDS encoding aspartate aminotransferase family protein, translating into MTPSESQPVEPPPVAKGFDLATLLAERGGERYDLHTRHLNHQLPRMLHTIGFDKVYERAEGAHFWDAEGQDYLDMLAGFGVMGLGRHHPVVRKALHDVLDAGLADLTRFDCQPLPGLLAEKLLTYSPHLDRVFFGNSGTEAVETALKFARYATGRPRILYCSHAFHGLTTGSLSVNGEDGFRDGFAPLLPDTAIPLGDLDALERELKRGDVAGLIVEPIQGKGVHEAPPGYLRAAQELLHQHKALLIADEVQTGLGRTGDFYAYQHEAGVEPDLLCVSKALSGGYVPVSATLGKDWIFKKVYSSMDRVLVHSASFGSNAQAMAAGLATLSVMDDEGVVANARHTGDLLRTRLAALVDHYELLREVRGRGLMIGIEFGKPTSLGLRSRWAMLQAARKGLFAQMVVVPLLQRHRILTQVSGDHLEVIKLIPPLIIDESDVDRFVEAFTAVMDDAHGGGGLMWDFGRTLVKQAVANR; encoded by the coding sequence ATGACACCGTCTGAGTCGCAGCCCGTAGAGCCACCACCCGTGGCCAAGGGCTTCGACCTCGCGACCCTCCTCGCCGAACGCGGCGGCGAGCGCTACGACCTGCACACCAGGCACCTCAACCACCAACTGCCGCGCATGCTGCACACCATCGGCTTCGACAAGGTCTACGAGCGGGCCGAGGGCGCGCACTTCTGGGACGCCGAGGGCCAGGACTACCTCGACATGCTCGCCGGCTTCGGGGTGATGGGCCTGGGCCGGCACCACCCCGTCGTCCGCAAGGCGCTGCACGACGTCCTGGACGCGGGGCTCGCCGACCTGACCCGCTTCGACTGCCAGCCGCTGCCAGGACTGCTCGCCGAGAAGCTGCTCACCTACAGCCCGCACCTGGACCGGGTGTTCTTCGGCAACAGCGGTACCGAGGCCGTCGAGACCGCGCTGAAGTTCGCCCGCTACGCCACCGGCAGGCCGCGGATCCTGTACTGCTCGCACGCCTTCCACGGGCTGACGACGGGCTCGCTGTCCGTCAACGGCGAGGACGGCTTCCGCGACGGCTTCGCCCCGCTGCTGCCCGACACCGCGATCCCGCTCGGCGATCTGGACGCGCTGGAACGGGAGTTGAAGCGCGGCGACGTGGCCGGACTGATCGTGGAGCCCATCCAGGGCAAGGGCGTCCACGAGGCCCCGCCCGGCTACCTCCGCGCGGCGCAGGAGCTGCTGCACCAGCACAAGGCGCTGCTGATCGCCGACGAGGTGCAGACCGGCCTCGGACGGACCGGCGACTTCTACGCCTACCAGCACGAGGCCGGGGTCGAGCCCGACCTGCTGTGCGTCTCCAAGGCGCTGTCGGGCGGCTATGTGCCGGTCAGCGCAACACTCGGCAAGGACTGGATCTTCAAGAAGGTCTACTCCTCGATGGACCGGGTCCTGGTGCACTCCGCCAGCTTCGGTTCCAACGCCCAGGCGATGGCGGCCGGGCTCGCCACCCTGTCCGTCATGGACGACGAGGGCGTCGTCGCCAACGCCCGGCACACCGGCGACCTGTTGCGCACCCGGCTGGCCGCCCTCGTCGACCATTACGAGCTGCTGCGCGAGGTGCGCGGGCGCGGCCTGATGATCGGGATCGAGTTCGGCAAGCCGACCTCACTCGGCCTGCGCAGCCGCTGGGCGATGCTGCAGGCCGCCCGCAAGGGCCTGTTCGCGCAGATGGTGGTGGTCCCGCTGCTGCAGCGGCACCGGATCCTCACGCAGGTCTCGGGCGACCACCTCGAAGTCATTAAGCTGATCCCTCCGCTGATCATCGACGAGTCGGACGTGGACCGCTTCGTCGAGGCGTTCACCGCCGTGATGGACGACGCGCACGGTGGCGGCGGGCTGATGTGGGACTTCGGGCGGACGCTGGTCAAGCAGGCGGTCGCCAATCGGTGA
- a CDS encoding serpin family protein, protein MDTATVRAVNALTARWAGVAVTPGNGTAFSAVGVWPLLAFLGGAADGPARAELEQALGVPADQAVEHGRALLEALGAADGIDTALGVWTKREVPLREEWVERLPLGVAGRLTGDAAVDRKELDAWAARNTHGLIEEMPVELDASTLMVLASALCVQTQWQQPFTPRTLEPKRGPWAERKVAGLSRSGSDLGLLGVAATPAGALTVLDVKGANGIDVRLLLGEETAAAGDVLRAGTEVLAGAYEVVPGGRLAEGLPGPGVAIRKITSFSSDPQLYTTTAAFTVSDDHDLLQRAELFGLAAARDTSRGHFPGVSEVPLAVGGARQSITASFSAEGFVAAAVTAFSMVAGGVPQQKAKFVAVTFDRPFGFLAVHRATGLVLTAGWVTDPHDAVIDERWGRGGW, encoded by the coding sequence ATGGACACGGCGACGGTGCGGGCGGTCAACGCGTTGACGGCGCGATGGGCGGGGGTGGCGGTCACGCCGGGGAACGGCACCGCGTTCAGCGCGGTCGGCGTCTGGCCGTTGCTGGCCTTCCTCGGCGGCGCGGCGGACGGCCCGGCCCGCGCCGAGCTCGAGCAGGCGCTCGGCGTGCCCGCGGACCAGGCCGTCGAGCACGGCCGCGCGCTGCTGGAGGCGCTGGGCGCGGCCGACGGCATCGACACGGCGCTGGGTGTGTGGACGAAGCGGGAGGTGCCGCTGCGCGAGGAGTGGGTGGAGCGGCTTCCGCTCGGCGTCGCCGGCCGGCTGACCGGCGACGCGGCCGTGGACCGCAAGGAACTCGACGCCTGGGCCGCCCGTAACACCCACGGCCTGATCGAGGAGATGCCCGTCGAGCTGGACGCCTCGACGCTGATGGTGCTCGCCAGCGCGCTGTGCGTACAGACCCAATGGCAGCAGCCGTTCACCCCGAGGACGTTGGAGCCGAAGCGCGGCCCCTGGGCGGAGCGCAAGGTCGCGGGGCTGTCCCGGTCCGGGTCCGATCTGGGTCTGCTGGGCGTCGCGGCGACCCCGGCGGGAGCGCTCACCGTCCTGGACGTCAAGGGTGCGAACGGCATCGACGTCCGCCTGCTGCTCGGCGAGGAGACCGCCGCGGCCGGGGACGTGCTCCGGGCGGGTACCGAGGTGCTGGCCGGGGCGTACGAGGTGGTACCCGGCGGGCGGCTGGCCGAGGGCCTCCCGGGGCCCGGAGTCGCGATCCGGAAGATCACCAGTTTCAGCTCCGACCCACAGCTGTACACGACGACCGCCGCCTTCACCGTCAGCGACGACCACGACCTGCTGCAGCGTGCGGAGTTGTTCGGTCTCGCAGCGGCCCGAGACACGAGCCGGGGTCACTTCCCGGGGGTCAGCGAGGTGCCGCTGGCGGTGGGCGGCGCACGGCAGTCGATCACGGCCTCGTTCAGCGCGGAGGGTTTCGTGGCCGCGGCCGTGACCGCATTCTCCATGGTCGCGGGCGGGGTACCGCAGCAGAAGGCGAAGTTCGTGGCCGTGACCTTCGACCGCCCCTTCGGCTTCCTCGCCGTGCACCGAGCCACCGGGCTGGTGCTGACCGCGGGCTGGGTCACCGACCCGCACGACGCGGTCATCGACGAGCGGTGGGGCCGGGGCGGCTGGTGA